A window of Cryptomeria japonica chromosome 3, Sugi_1.0, whole genome shotgun sequence contains these coding sequences:
- the LOC131070026 gene encoding uncharacterized protein LOC131070026: protein MGKSMVITLILVVSLSLFNFHVSSAKRTILIGDRRMLPSCTDCHRYTSDPTCCHLPHHPNLSPLMEEVEHSSPQQKSVEKHFSPDEKSVERLSADEKTA from the coding sequence ATGGGGAAATCTATGGTCATCACGCTCATACTTGTTGTCTCCCTCAGTTTATTTAATTTCCATGTCTCCTCCGCTAAGCGTACCATTCTGATTGGAGACCGTCGAATGTTACCTAGTTGTACAGACTGCCACAGATATACTTCTGATCCTACTTGCTGCCATTTGCCACATCATCCTAATTTGTCACCACTCATGGAGGAAGTGGAGCATTCCTCACCACAGCAAAAATCAGTGGAGAAGCATTTCTCACCAGATGAGAAATCAGTAGAGCGTTTATCAGCAGATGAAAAAACGGCTTAA